In Plodia interpunctella isolate USDA-ARS_2022_Savannah chromosome 9, ilPloInte3.2, whole genome shotgun sequence, a single genomic region encodes these proteins:
- the LOC128672523 gene encoding collagen alpha-2(V) chain-like — protein sequence MYNQIIILCYLLFNVYIGTCFHQGPIEPRRLQRWQGPIGFPGTPGQRGASVTKGQKGEPGQQGVPGHIGQPGERGVRGYPGPIGPLGFPGVKGREGSPGLHGPKGEPGLPGMPIVCPVTCPVIRFYDDEIPPEDVDLGSEERPSSAICKYITASKKGAITPADAYWVMEEEKFPVKCDMKTNRTCLITKENMSEWIGETKLNVPIAAKGIWLSKIGFDLNKFNTITRNQLLWLKRQSENVRQIIRVYLLNTIFENINLRILNSHDYLVEEKSSETTPMHYTIKYYQNSSVSVSGESWNYVDIEIIDDIDRLPVKDFYVKFKEEAPKNVFISVQLSDLCFG from the exons atgtataaccaaattataattttgtgttatttgttattcaacgtttatatag GTACATGTTTCCATCAAGGCCCAATA GAACCAAGGCGCCTACAA AGATGGCAAGGTCCTATAGGATTTCCAGGAACACCg GGTCAAAGAGGCGCGAGCGTTACCAAAGGTCAAAAAGGTGAACCCGGCCAGCAG ggTGTACCGGGTCATATTGGTCAACCGGGAGAAAGAGGGGTTCGAGGATATCCG gGGCCAATCGGTCCACTAGGTTTCCCGGGAGTTAAGGGCAGGGAAGGGTCTCCG ggACTTCATGGGCCGAAAGGCGAACCG ggtcTTCCTGGGATGCCAATTGTATGTCCCGTAACCTGCCCGGTCATTCGTTTTTATG ACGATGAAATTCCTCCTGAAGACGTGGATTTGGGAAGCGAAGAACGGCCCTCTTCAGCAATTTGCAAGTACATAACCGCATCTAAAAAAGGGG CTATAACTCCTGCTGATGCTTATTGGGTGATGGAAGAAGAGAAGTTCCCAGTCAAATGTGACATGAAAACTAACAGAACATGTTTAATaactaaagaaaatatgtcAGAATGGATCGGTGAAACAAAACTAAATGTACCCATTGCCGCAAAAGGCATATGGTTAAGCAAAATTGGattcgatttgaataaatttaacacg atAACAAGAAATCAATTATTATGGTTGAAACGCCAATCGGAAAATGTAAGACAAATAATAagggtttatttattaaacactaTATTTGAGAACATAAACTTACGCATTCTAAACTCGCATGATTATTTGGTAGAAGAAAAATCATCTGAAACAACACCTATGCATTATACCatcaaatattatcaaaatagttca GTTTCAGTGAGTGGTGAATCCTGGAATTATGTTGATATAGAGATAATCGATGATATTGATCGTCTGCCTGTCAAGGACTTTTACGTAAAGTTCAAGGAAGAAGCtccaaaaaatgttttcattagTGTCCAGTTGAGCGACTTGTGCTTTGGTTAA
- the LOC128672669 gene encoding keratin-associated protein 10-7-like encodes MFVVLVFALVFNNTFGTKFTKPCGTEPVEPSCGQNEVYSDCKRVCPPQTCESLGRAYICDGQGVPPCEPGCNCIDGHYRDSNNVCVLEKDCNPELSERKCGKNEVFSTCKIDCPPQSCESIYSSYICDPDRKCTPGCDCIDGYLRDANNTCIHNEKCPPEKKEVHTDCKIVCPPQTCVELYIKIACIKDPPCESGCDCVEGYRRDENGKCIPTNKCPGVSNTLCGLNETRVDCAYRCPSQNCPADDSLIQIACKPGWPCSPGCACKDGYRRISDDDDTCVLASDCPRVECTRPNEVWDSCSSDCLDKKCNDDQQSNCESSGCVPTCVCKKNFCRDYDDNCVSTKHCGNGSTSTSQSASHSSSSISSSSSTSSSSSSSSASSSGSSIAYK; translated from the exons atgTTCGTGGTTTTAGTTTTTGCTTtggtatttaataatacatttggAACTAAATTCACAAAACCATGTGGTACTGAACCTG TTGAACCAAGTTGTGGCCAAAATGAAGTGTATAGTGACTGCAAAAGAGTATGCCCACCGCAGACATGTGAAAGTTTAGGTCGAGCATACATATGTGATGGACAGGGTGTACCACCATGCGAACCAGGTTGCAATTGTATAGATGGGCATTATAGAGACTCAAATAATGTTTGCGTACTTGAAAAGGATTGTAATCCag aaCTTTCAGAGCGAAAGTGTGGTAAAAATGAAGTATTCAGCACTTGCAAGATAGATTGCCCACCACAATCTTGTGAGAGTATCTACAGTTCGTATATATGTGATCCAGATCGTAAATGTACACCAGGTTGCGACTGCATAGACGGTTATCTCAGAGATGCTAATAATACTTGCATACATAATGAAAAATGCCCACCag aaaaaaaagaagtcCATACTGATTGCAAGATTGTATGTCCACCACAAACTTGCGTGGAACTGTATATAAAAATCGCCTGCATAAAAGACCCTCCATGTGAATCCGGTTGTGATTGTGTTGAAGGCTATCGACGAGATGAGAACGGCAAATGCATACCAACTAACAAGTGCCCGGGAG ttTCTAATACACTCTGTGGTTTAAATGAGACTCGTGTTGATTGTGCCTACCGGTGTCCCAGCCAAAATTGTCCAGCAGATGACAGTCTTATACAAATAGCTTGCAAGCCTGGATGGCCATGTTCTCCTGGATGTGCGTGCAAAGACGGTTATCGAAGAATaagtgatgatgatgatacttGTGTTTTAGCTTCTGATTGCC CTCGAGTAGAATGCACCAGACCTAACGAAGTATGGGATTCTTGCTCTTCAGATTGCCTAGATAAGAAATGTAATGATGATCAACAAAGTAATTGTGAATCGTCAGGTTGCGTACCTACATGTGTTTGTAAGAAAAATTTCTGCAGAGATTACGATGATAATTGCGTCTCAACTAAACATTGCGGTAACG GTTCTACCTCTACATCTCAATCGGCATCACATTCGAGCAGTTCTATTTCATCGTCTTCCTCCACCTCATCATCAAGTTCTTCTTCATCGGCTTCGTCTTCAGGGTCAAGTATAGCATATAAGTAA